Genomic DNA from Candidatus Koribacter versatilis Ellin345:
CTTCACCGTCACACTGCCGCCGCCTGCGGTGGCCTCGATCACGGTTTGCGCCATCTTTTTCTGGAGTTCTTCGGCGTGCTGTTTGGCGGCCGCCATCATCTCGTTCAGATTGAATCCACCCATGTCTATCGCTCTTCCTTTTTGTCGATGACCGTCCGTACTTCGGCGCCGAATTTTTCCTGCATGTAGTTCACCAGCGGATGCTGCATCGCGCGCGATCGCGCCGACGGACCGACGGCAGTGCGTGGCGCGGGCTTGGCCAACGTCGCTGGATCTGCGCCGCCCACCATCGAAAATTTGAGCGGACGTCCGGTCGCCTTGTTCACCGCGGCGGTCACCAGCTTCTTGACCTCCGGCCCCATGCTCAGGTCGATCATTGCCGGCGAAAGCGCGACTTTCACCGTGATTTCGTTCGCGTTCGCGGCCCACACGCCGGTTTCCAGCGTGTGCACGAGCACGTTCTGCCCAGCGGTTTCCAGTTCATTCAAAACCGCGTCGCGGATGGCGGGAATGTTGGTTTCCCCCGCGGGCGCAGCGGCTGGCGGTGGTGGCGCGACCTCCGCCACGGCAACGGCGCTCCCAACACTGGACGTAACCATGGGTGCAGGCGCGCTTTGCGGCTCGTATCCGCGCGCGGGCGCGGCTGACATCGGCGTGGGTGCGGCCGGCGCCGTAAATTCTGGTGTTTTCGCGGTGATTTCCGCGTCTGCCTCGGCCTTCGGCTCGTTCTTCCGCGCTCGATCCACCTCAAATGGTGAAGGTCGTGGCGCCGCCGCGGTCCGGCTGGATTCAAACGGCGATGGCCGCGAAGTTGCCGCGCTCGGCGCTGGCGAACTAGGGCGTGAAACAGGCGCCGCCACGCTGGCACGCGGTGCAGACGACGGTGCTGCGCTTGCGGATCCACTGAGCAGTTCTTCCAGCGGCAGCATGCGTTGTGCGTGCACCAGTTTCAGCAGACCTAATTCGAGATGGAACCGCTGTTCTTGCTTGTATCCAAGGTCAGAGTGGGTGCGCAGCATGATCTGCAGGAAGCGCGCCAGATCTTCTTCGCTGAATTGTTCAGCCACGCGCGCAACGCGCTCGCGTTCGTCGCTCGAAATCTGGAGCAGGGCACTGTCTTTTCCGGCGACCTTCGCCACCATTGCGTTACGAAGGAAGCGCACCGCTTGCTTTGCGAAATGCAGGGGGCTATGTCCTTCGATCAGCAACTTATCGATGGTCGTCAGCACGCTCTCGCTGGAGTTGGCGTGCACGCCGTTCATGATGTCTTCCAGCACGTCCGACGAAACCGTCCCCATCAGCCCGCGTACATCATCGGTCTTAAGTTGGTTGCCGCACGCTGCAATCGCCTGGTCCATGATGCTGAGCGCGTCGCGCATCGATCCGTCACCGGCTTCGGCGAGCATCGCCAGCGCGTCATCTTCGGCGCCGATACCTTCTTTGCCGGCGATGTCGCGCAGTTGCAACACGATGTCGTCAAAC
This window encodes:
- the dnaX gene encoding DNA polymerase III subunit gamma/tau, with protein sequence MSYQVLARKYRPQKFSEVIGQDHVTRTLKNAIEQQRIAHGYIFSGHRGIGKTTIARILAMALNCQSADHPVSEPCGVCDSCKEVKAGQSVDVIEIDAATNRGIDEIRELREAARYRPARDRFKIYILDEAHQITDAAFNALLKTLEEPPGHIVFMMATTEPEDIPQTIRSRCQHFSFHAVKFDDIVLQLRDIAGKEGIGAEDDALAMLAEAGDGSMRDALSIMDQAIAACGNQLKTDDVRGLMGTVSSDVLEDIMNGVHANSSESVLTTIDKLLIEGHSPLHFAKQAVRFLRNAMVAKVAGKDSALLQISSDERERVARVAEQFSEEDLARFLQIMLRTHSDLGYKQEQRFHLELGLLKLVHAQRMLPLEELLSGSASAAPSSAPRASVAAPVSRPSSPAPSAATSRPSPFESSRTAAAPRPSPFEVDRARKNEPKAEADAEITAKTPEFTAPAAPTPMSAAPARGYEPQSAPAPMVTSSVGSAVAVAEVAPPPPAAAPAGETNIPAIRDAVLNELETAGQNVLVHTLETGVWAANANEITVKVALSPAMIDLSMGPEVKKLVTAAVNKATGRPLKFSMVGGADPATLAKPAPRTAVGPSARSRAMQHPLVNYMQEKFGAEVRTVIDKKEER